AGTCATTTTAACAAGGGCCGTAGGATTGGTTATTGGCCTGTTAATTGCTAATCTGATGTTAGCCCCAATTTTCCTGCTTCCCATTCCCAAAGAGTTTGCCTTTATCAAACCGATGACTGCTATTTTGGGAAGTGTGATGTTTTCTTTCATGGGAATTAGTTTAGCCGATACCCATGGACGCACCTTTTTACGACTGATTAACCCCAACAGCATTGAAACCCTTTTAGTGGCCGAAGGCACCTTACAAGCAGCTTCAACGAAAGTTGTGGATACTAGCTGTATTATTGATGGTCGCATTGAACAACTCCTAGACACGGGATTTATTGAAGGACAAATTTTGATTCCGCAGTTTGTCTTACAGGAGTTACAACAGTTAGCAGATGCGAGTAATGATCAAAAACGGGTCAGGGGACGACGGGGGTTAGATATCCTCAACCGTATGCAAGAAGCCTTTCCTAAACGTATTGTGATCCATTCTGCTGATTATGAAGACATTGCCACCGTTGACGCAAAATTAGTTCATCTTGCTCAAGAAATCAATGGCACCCTATTGACCAATGATTACAATTTGAGCAAGGTGGCCAATCTGCAAAAAGTGACCATTCTCAACGTCAATGATATCGCCCAGGCCATTCGCCCCATTTATTTACCTGGGGACACCTTAGACCTCAAAATTCTTAAACCTGGGAAAGAACCCACCCAAGGCATCGGTTATCTACAAGATGGGACAATGGTAGTGGTAGAAGAGGGGAAAGACTATTTAGGGGGAGAGTTAAGGGTTGTAGTAACTTCCGCCCTCCAAACCTCTGCAGGCCGCATGATTTTTGCTAAACCTCAGTCAATTGTTGCTTCATCATAGGCCAAATCACCCTAAGCGATCGCCAATTCTTGGGATGAGGTTTCCCCTTCAT
This genomic window from Crocosphaera sp. UHCC 0190 contains:
- a CDS encoding PIN/TRAM domain-containing protein → MIDAIIILIFILAAAGVGFDSVDLLPLEVQGQISNIDALRWLGAGFTSILGLALGLVAQTTYRRLEMRIRTTPIEVILTRAVGLVIGLLIANLMLAPIFLLPIPKEFAFIKPMTAILGSVMFSFMGISLADTHGRTFLRLINPNSIETLLVAEGTLQAASTKVVDTSCIIDGRIEQLLDTGFIEGQILIPQFVLQELQQLADASNDQKRVRGRRGLDILNRMQEAFPKRIVIHSADYEDIATVDAKLVHLAQEINGTLLTNDYNLSKVANLQKVTILNVNDIAQAIRPIYLPGDTLDLKILKPGKEPTQGIGYLQDGTMVVVEEGKDYLGGELRVVVTSALQTSAGRMIFAKPQSIVASS